The following coding sequences are from one Methanosarcina sp. WWM596 window:
- a CDS encoding chloride channel protein, with translation MEVDPESRFRFHNIKEYPRIMEYISRFDTEATRVNSIAIIIGLLTGLVIGVYDRILQYSNVFFGMQQGYSLHEFPFYYVILTPALGGLLVGLISHYLIKTKYGVEGLIETVTLRGAKIKLRDAFLEVFTSIITISSGGALGKEAPGILAGAGTGALVGRILKSPERQLQILLGCGAAGGIAAAFNAPLAGVVFVVEVIYGELETKTFIPIVISSVFATLVSSTVFGIKPIQISSYQLVSPYKELGLYLVLGLLAGLVSTILIRTLYYTKDLFSRIPIHSIFKPALGGLAVGVIGLFYPRVLGMGYDVIMDALNNQFTFKILLILLFLKILAFSLSLGSGGSGGTIVPSLFTGAMLGGAFGTAANMFFPGMTAEPGAYVMVGMGAVFAGTARAPLTAILILFEITRDYSLILPLMFACVLSNVMSNAIYPESIFTEGLRRKGFKIRKGREVDIMVSMLVKDAMVTHVQTVSEEKNVGILIALMQASRHAGFPVLDSKGKLSGIITLSDLRSKVKYGEVDKKIGDIATRDVEVAYPDETLEAVLKRLGSKQIGRLPVVDREDKTKLLGLITRSDIVNSYNKKVVEKVRDTD, from the coding sequence TTGGAAGTTGATCCAGAATCCAGATTTAGATTTCATAACATAAAAGAATACCCCAGGATAATGGAGTACATCTCCCGGTTTGATACCGAGGCTACCAGGGTCAACTCAATTGCTATTATAATCGGGCTTCTGACAGGGCTCGTAATAGGGGTTTATGATCGCATCCTCCAATACAGCAATGTTTTTTTTGGAATGCAACAGGGGTACTCATTACATGAATTCCCGTTCTATTATGTAATACTAACACCTGCCCTTGGAGGGCTATTGGTAGGGTTAATCTCCCACTACCTGATAAAAACGAAGTACGGTGTTGAAGGACTTATAGAAACCGTGACCCTCCGCGGAGCAAAGATTAAACTCCGGGATGCTTTTCTGGAAGTATTTACCTCGATAATCACTATCAGTTCGGGAGGTGCCCTGGGAAAGGAAGCCCCAGGAATCCTTGCCGGAGCCGGGACAGGTGCTCTTGTAGGGAGAATCCTGAAGAGCCCGGAAAGGCAGCTCCAGATCCTTCTCGGCTGCGGGGCTGCCGGTGGGATTGCAGCGGCATTCAACGCCCCGCTTGCAGGTGTGGTCTTTGTAGTAGAAGTAATTTACGGGGAACTTGAAACCAAGACCTTTATTCCAATAGTTATCTCCTCAGTCTTTGCAACCCTTGTTTCGAGCACGGTTTTCGGGATAAAACCCATCCAGATATCTTCCTATCAGCTGGTTAGCCCCTACAAAGAACTCGGGCTCTACCTTGTCCTCGGACTCCTTGCAGGGCTCGTCTCTACAATCCTGATCCGGACGCTTTACTACACAAAAGACCTTTTTTCGAGAATCCCTATCCACTCCATCTTCAAGCCTGCCCTGGGAGGGCTTGCAGTAGGTGTAATCGGCCTTTTTTACCCCCGCGTCCTGGGGATGGGCTATGATGTGATTATGGACGCCCTGAACAACCAGTTTACTTTCAAGATCCTGCTGATCCTGCTATTTCTGAAGATCCTCGCCTTTTCCCTGAGCCTGGGTTCCGGAGGATCGGGAGGGACAATTGTCCCCTCTCTTTTTACAGGCGCGATGTTAGGGGGAGCCTTCGGAACGGCCGCAAATATGTTTTTCCCGGGAATGACGGCAGAGCCAGGAGCCTATGTTATGGTTGGGATGGGGGCAGTCTTTGCCGGGACTGCCAGGGCTCCCCTTACTGCCATCCTGATCCTTTTTGAGATCACCAGAGACTACAGCCTCATCCTCCCTCTCATGTTTGCCTGTGTGCTGAGCAACGTTATGTCAAATGCCATTTATCCTGAATCCATTTTTACGGAAGGGCTCCGCAGGAAAGGGTTTAAGATAAGGAAAGGCCGGGAAGTTGATATCATGGTCTCCATGCTTGTAAAAGATGCCATGGTCACACATGTCCAGACTGTTTCCGAAGAGAAGAATGTTGGTATCCTTATAGCCCTCATGCAGGCAAGCCGCCACGCCGGTTTTCCGGTTCTTGATTCAAAAGGCAAACTTTCAGGGATAATAACACTCTCGGACCTTCGGAGCAAAGTAAAATACGGAGAAGTTGACAAAAAGATAGGAGACATCGCTACCCGAGATGTGGAAGTCGCCTACCCCGACGAAACCCTTGAAGCCGTTCTCAAACGCCTTGGCTCAAAACAAATAGGCAGGCTCCCCGTTGTGGACCGCGAGGATAAAACAAAACTTCTTGGCCTCATCACCCGAAGTGATATAGTAAACTCATATAACAAAAAAGTCGTGGAAAAAGTCCGGGACACAGACTAA
- a CDS encoding flavodoxin family protein: MKITGISGSPRKGQNCEKIIGAALEVAKERGFETDTVFISNEEVAPCKACGACRDQDFCVIDDDMDEIYEKMRAADGIIVAAPVYMGNYPAQLKALFDRSVLLRRKNFALKNKVGAALSVGGSRNGGQEKTIQSIHDWMHIHGMIVVGDNSHFGGITWNPAEEDTVGMQTVSETAKKLCDVLELIQKNRDK, from the coding sequence ATGAAAATAACAGGAATTTCAGGCAGTCCACGAAAGGGCCAGAACTGTGAGAAAATAATTGGAGCTGCTCTTGAGGTTGCAAAAGAAAGAGGGTTTGAAACTGATACCGTTTTTATCTCAAACGAGGAGGTTGCCCCCTGCAAAGCGTGCGGGGCTTGCAGAGATCAAGATTTCTGTGTGATTGATGATGATATGGACGAGATATATGAAAAAATGAGGGCTGCAGACGGTATAATTGTTGCAGCTCCCGTATATATGGGGAATTATCCTGCCCAGCTTAAAGCCCTTTTTGACAGGAGTGTCCTGCTTCGCCGTAAAAACTTTGCACTAAAAAATAAAGTTGGGGCAGCTCTTTCAGTTGGGGGCTCAAGAAACGGAGGACAGGAAAAAACAATTCAGTCCATACATGACTGGATGCACATTCACGGAATGATTGTAGTCGGCGATAATTCCCACTTCGGTGGAATTACGTGGAACCCGGCAGAAGAGGACACTGTTGGAATGCAGACAGTTTCCGAAACTGCAAAAAAACTCTGTGATGTCCTGGAACTTATTCAGAAAAATAGAGATAAATAA